In one Pseudomonas tensinigenes genomic region, the following are encoded:
- the aat gene encoding leucyl/phenylalanyl-tRNA--protein transferase yields the protein MLTWLQRNSLTFPPLEKAMRDPNGLLAAGGDLSADRLIAAYRHGCFPWFSEGQPILWWSPDPRTVLFPDELHVSRSLGKLLRQARYQVTFDQDFDAVIRACAAPRDYADGTWITEAMQDAYIELHRRGFAHSVEVWDQGELVGGLYGLAMGQLFFGESMFSRADNASKFGFATLVRHLKDSGFVLIDCQMPTDHLHSLGARAIPRQQFADYLANHLDQPNRATWVC from the coding sequence ATGCTGACTTGGTTACAACGTAACTCCCTGACTTTTCCGCCTCTGGAAAAGGCCATGCGCGACCCCAACGGATTGCTCGCCGCGGGCGGCGATCTGTCTGCCGATCGTTTGATCGCGGCTTATCGTCATGGCTGTTTTCCGTGGTTTTCCGAGGGCCAGCCGATTCTCTGGTGGTCGCCGGATCCGCGCACGGTGCTGTTTCCCGACGAACTGCATGTCTCGCGCAGCCTCGGCAAACTGCTGCGCCAGGCACGCTATCAAGTGACCTTCGATCAGGACTTCGACGCCGTGATCCGCGCCTGCGCCGCGCCACGGGATTACGCCGACGGCACCTGGATCACCGAAGCCATGCAGGATGCCTACATTGAATTGCATCGCCGCGGCTTCGCTCATTCGGTCGAAGTGTGGGATCAAGGCGAACTGGTCGGCGGCCTGTACGGACTGGCTATGGGCCAACTGTTTTTTGGCGAATCGATGTTCAGCCGCGCTGACAACGCCTCGAAATTCGGCTTTGCCACCCTGGTGCGCCACCTGAAAGACTCAGGATTCGTGCTGATCGACTGCCAAATGCCGACCGATCATCTGCACAGCCTCGGCGCGCGGGCGATTCCTCGTCAGCAATTCGCCGACTATCTGGCAAATCACCTGGATCAACCCAATCGTGCCACCTGGGTTTGCTGA
- the icd gene encoding NADP-dependent isocitrate dehydrogenase: MGYKKIQVPAVGDKITVNADHSLNVPDNPIIPFIEGDGIGVDISPVMIKVVDAAVQKAYGGKRKISWMEVYAGEKATQVYDQDTWLPQETLDAVKDYVVSIKGPLTTPVGGGIRSLNVALRQQLDLYVCLRPVRWFEGVPSPVKKPGDVDMTIFRENSEDIYAGIEWKAGSPEATKVIKFLKEEMGVTKIRFDENCGIGVKPVSLEGTKRLARKALQYVVDNDRDSLTIVHKGNIMKFTEGAFKEWAYEVAAEEFGATLLDGGPWMQFKNPKTGKNVVVKDAIADAMLQQILLRPAEYDVIATLNLNGDYLSDALAAEVGGIGIAPGANLSDTVAMFEATHGTAPKYAGKDQVNPGSLILSAEMMLRHMGWTEAADLIIKGTNGAIGAKTVTYDFERLMDGAKLVSSSGFGDALISHM; encoded by the coding sequence ATGGGTTACAAGAAGATTCAGGTTCCAGCCGTCGGCGACAAAATCACCGTCAATGCAGACCATTCTCTCAATGTTCCTGATAACCCGATCATCCCCTTCATCGAAGGTGACGGCATTGGTGTCGACATCAGTCCGGTGATGATCAAGGTTGTCGATGCTGCAGTTCAAAAGGCATACGGCGGTAAACGCAAGATTTCCTGGATGGAAGTCTACGCCGGGGAAAAAGCCACTCAGGTTTACGATCAGGACACCTGGCTGCCTCAGGAAACCCTGGACGCAGTCAAGGATTACGTGGTTTCCATCAAAGGCCCGCTGACCACGCCGGTCGGTGGCGGCATCCGCTCGCTGAACGTGGCCCTGCGTCAGCAACTCGACCTGTACGTCTGCCTGCGCCCGGTGCGCTGGTTCGAAGGCGTGCCAAGCCCGGTGAAAAAGCCTGGCGACGTCGACATGACCATCTTCCGCGAGAACTCCGAAGACATCTATGCCGGCATTGAGTGGAAGGCCGGTTCGCCGGAAGCCACCAAAGTCATCAAATTCCTTAAAGAAGAAATGGGCGTCACCAAGATCCGTTTCGACGAAAACTGCGGCATCGGCGTCAAGCCGGTTTCGCTGGAAGGCACCAAGCGTCTGGCGCGCAAGGCCCTGCAATATGTGGTCGATAACGACCGCGATTCGCTGACCATCGTGCACAAAGGCAACATCATGAAGTTCACCGAAGGTGCCTTCAAAGAGTGGGCCTACGAAGTGGCCGCCGAAGAATTCGGCGCGACCCTGCTCGACGGCGGCCCGTGGATGCAGTTCAAAAACCCGAAAACCGGCAAGAACGTAGTGGTCAAAGATGCCATCGCCGACGCCATGCTCCAGCAGATCCTGCTGCGCCCGGCGGAATACGATGTGATCGCGACCCTGAATCTGAACGGCGACTACCTCTCCGACGCCCTGGCGGCGGAAGTGGGCGGTATCGGTATCGCGCCGGGCGCCAACCTGTCCGACACCGTGGCGATGTTCGAAGCGACTCACGGTACTGCGCCGAAGTACGCCGGCAAGGATCAGGTCAACCCGGGTTCGCTGATTCTCTCGGCCGAGATGATGCTGCGGCACATGGGCTGGACTGAAGCGGCGGATCTGATCATCAAGGGCACCAACGGCGCCATTGGTGCCAAGACCGTGACCTATGACTTCGAGCGTCTGATGGATGGAGCGAAGCTGGTTTCGTCTTCGGGCTTCGGGGATGCGTTGATTTCGCATATGTAA
- the infA gene encoding translation initiation factor IF-1 codes for MSKEDSFEMEGTVVDTLPNTMFRVELENGHVVTAHISGKMRKNYIRILTGDKVRVELTPYDLSKGRITYRAR; via the coding sequence ATGTCGAAAGAAGACAGCTTCGAAATGGAAGGCACTGTCGTCGACACCCTGCCCAACACCATGTTTCGTGTGGAGTTGGAAAATGGGCACGTCGTAACCGCGCATATTTCCGGCAAGATGCGCAAGAACTACATTCGTATTCTTACCGGTGACAAAGTGCGCGTCGAGCTGACGCCCTATGACTTGAGCAAAGGGCGCATTACTTACCGCGCTCGTTAA
- a CDS encoding arginyltransferase: MTELARLKFYATQPHSCSYLPEEQATTLFLDPSQPMDVHVYADLSEMGFRRSGDHLYRPHCQNCNACVPARIPVAQFTPNRQQKRIFKRNADLQVRPAKPQFSEEYFDLYQRYIEQRHADGDMYPPSRDQFSTFLVRDLPFSRFYEFRLDGRLLAVAVTDLLPNGLSAVYTFYEPDEERRSLGRFAILWQIAEAQRLGLEAVYLGYWIKNCKKMNYKTQYRPIELLINQRWVILN; encoded by the coding sequence ATGACCGAGTTGGCGCGGTTGAAGTTCTATGCCACTCAGCCTCACTCTTGCAGTTATCTGCCCGAGGAGCAGGCCACCACCCTGTTTCTCGACCCGAGCCAGCCCATGGATGTGCATGTCTACGCAGACCTGTCGGAAATGGGCTTTCGCCGCAGTGGCGATCATCTGTACCGGCCGCATTGCCAGAACTGCAATGCGTGCGTGCCTGCGCGCATTCCGGTGGCGCAGTTCACACCTAATCGTCAGCAGAAGCGGATTTTCAAGCGCAACGCGGATTTGCAGGTGCGCCCGGCCAAACCGCAATTCAGTGAAGAATATTTCGATCTGTACCAGCGCTATATCGAACAACGCCACGCCGACGGCGATATGTACCCGCCAAGCCGTGATCAATTCTCGACTTTTCTGGTACGTGACCTGCCCTTCTCGCGTTTTTACGAATTCCGACTCGACGGACGGTTACTGGCCGTGGCGGTGACCGATTTACTGCCGAACGGTTTGTCAGCGGTGTACACCTTCTACGAACCCGACGAAGAGCGCCGCAGCCTTGGCCGATTTGCCATCCTCTGGCAAATCGCCGAGGCACAGCGTCTCGGGCTTGAGGCGGTGTACCTCGGTTACTGGATCAAGAACTGCAAAAAGATGAACTACAAGACGCAATACCGACCCATCGAATTGCTGATTAATCAGCGCTGGGTCATCCTCAACTAA
- the hflD gene encoding high frequency lysogenization protein HflD has translation MSPTQEQLTALGGVFLAAVLVDRIAKTGQTSEAGLSCMLGSLLVRDPKDTLDVYGGDDINLREGYRALIGALERDPSTLQREPLRYALSMLGLERQLAKRDDMLDTISKRLPQIQSQVEHFGPAHENVVAACGALYQDTLSTLRQRIQVHGDMRNLQQPSNASKIRALLLAGIRSARLWRQLGGHRWQLVISRRKLLKELYPLMRSE, from the coding sequence ATGAGCCCGACTCAGGAGCAACTGACGGCGCTCGGCGGTGTGTTTCTCGCCGCCGTACTGGTCGACCGGATCGCCAAGACCGGGCAAACCAGCGAGGCAGGCCTGAGTTGCATGCTCGGCAGCCTGCTGGTGCGCGACCCTAAAGACACGCTGGACGTGTACGGCGGCGACGACATCAATCTGCGCGAAGGCTATCGAGCGCTGATCGGCGCCCTCGAACGCGACCCGAGCACGCTGCAACGCGAGCCGTTGCGCTATGCCCTGTCGATGCTCGGCCTTGAGCGTCAACTGGCGAAGCGTGACGACATGCTCGACACCATCAGCAAGCGTTTGCCGCAGATCCAGTCGCAGGTCGAGCATTTCGGCCCGGCCCACGAAAACGTCGTCGCGGCTTGCGGCGCGCTGTATCAGGACACCCTGAGCACCCTGCGCCAACGCATTCAGGTGCACGGCGACATGCGTAATCTGCAGCAGCCGAGCAATGCCTCGAAGATCCGCGCCCTGCTGCTTGCCGGCATCCGTTCAGCGCGCCTGTGGCGGCAGCTCGGCGGGCATCGCTGGCAGTTGGTGATCAGCCGGCGCAAGCTGCTCAAAGAGCTATATCCGTTGATGCGCAGCGAGTAA
- the mnmA gene encoding tRNA 2-thiouridine(34) synthase MnmA, which translates to MRDPAPSDTSKKRVIVGMSGGVDSSVSALLLIEQGFDVEGLFMKNWEEDDGTEYCTAMDDLADAQAVCDKIGIKLHTANFAAEYWDNVFEHFLAEYKAGRTPNPDILCNREIKFKAFLDYAMMLGADLIATGHYVRRRDIDGRTELLKGLDPNKDQSYFLHAVGGEQIAKTLFPVGELEKPEVRAIAEKYELATAKKKDSTGICFIGERRFSDFLKQYLPAQPGEIKTTEGEVIGRHHGLMYHTIGQRQGLGIGGLKDAGDEPWYVLRKDLDTNELIVGQGNNHPWLFSSALLASEIYWVNPIDLSQPLRLTAKVRYRQSDQACTLEKTASGYRAVFDEPQRAVTPGQSVVFYDGEICLGGGVIEVAEPWSGQA; encoded by the coding sequence ATGCGTGATCCAGCCCCTTCTGACACATCCAAGAAGCGCGTCATTGTCGGCATGTCCGGCGGCGTGGACTCTTCCGTTTCCGCTCTCCTGCTGATCGAGCAGGGCTTTGACGTGGAAGGCCTGTTCATGAAGAACTGGGAAGAAGACGACGGAACGGAATACTGCACCGCCATGGACGACCTGGCGGATGCTCAGGCTGTCTGCGACAAGATTGGCATCAAGCTGCACACCGCCAACTTCGCCGCCGAGTACTGGGACAACGTGTTCGAGCACTTCCTCGCCGAATATAAGGCCGGTCGTACACCGAACCCGGACATCCTCTGCAACCGCGAGATCAAGTTCAAGGCGTTCCTCGACTACGCCATGATGCTCGGCGCCGACCTGATCGCCACCGGTCACTACGTGCGCCGCCGCGATATCGATGGCCGCACCGAACTGCTCAAAGGCCTCGATCCGAACAAGGATCAGAGCTACTTCCTGCACGCCGTTGGCGGCGAACAGATCGCCAAGACTCTGTTCCCGGTCGGCGAACTGGAAAAGCCGGAAGTTCGGGCGATTGCCGAGAAATACGAACTGGCCACCGCCAAAAAGAAAGATTCCACCGGAATCTGCTTCATCGGCGAGCGTCGCTTCAGCGATTTCCTCAAGCAATACCTGCCGGCACAACCGGGCGAGATCAAGACCACCGAAGGCGAAGTCATCGGCCGTCACCACGGTTTGATGTACCACACCATCGGTCAGCGCCAGGGCCTCGGTATCGGCGGTTTGAAAGATGCCGGCGATGAGCCGTGGTACGTGCTGCGCAAGGATCTCGACACCAACGAACTGATCGTCGGCCAGGGCAACAACCATCCATGGCTGTTCTCCAGCGCCCTGCTCGCCTCGGAAATCTATTGGGTCAACCCGATCGACCTGAGCCAGCCGCTGCGCCTGACCGCGAAAGTGCGTTATCGCCAGAGCGACCAGGCCTGCACCCTGGAAAAAACCGCCAGCGGCTACCGCGCCGTGTTCGACGAGCCGCAACGCGCGGTGACGCCGGGCCAGTCCGTGGTGTTCTACGACGGTGAAATCTGCCTCGGTGGCGGCGTGATCGAAGTCGCTGAGCCGTGGAGCGGCCAGGCATGA
- the cspD gene encoding cold shock domain-containing protein CspD: MAVGKVKWFNNAKGFGFIIENGQTEDLFAHYSAIQMEGYKTLKAGQEVYFELLQGPKGLHAIAIQDKNTVDEAVGAAGAAAAATSGINHAAVVS, translated from the coding sequence ATGGCTGTCGGCAAGGTGAAATGGTTCAACAATGCCAAGGGTTTTGGATTCATTATCGAGAACGGCCAGACAGAAGACCTGTTTGCCCACTACTCGGCTATCCAGATGGAAGGCTATAAAACCCTGAAGGCAGGCCAAGAGGTGTACTTCGAACTCCTTCAAGGCCCCAAAGGCCTGCACGCAATCGCGATTCAGGACAAAAACACAGTGGATGAAGCTGTGGGTGCAGCAGGAGCCGCTGCCGCCGCAACCAGTGGCATCAACCACGCTGCAGTCGTGAGCTGA
- a CDS encoding NADP-dependent isocitrate dehydrogenase, which produces MPTRSKIIYTFTDEAPALATYSLLPIIEAYTASADIAVETRDISLAARILASFPEQLGDKAVADHLAELGDLAVTPEANIIKLPNISASVPQLQAAIKELQAQGYNLPDYPETVTSDADKDAKARYDKVKGSAVNPVLREGNSDRRAPLSVKNYARKHPHKMGAWAKDSKSHVAHMSTGDFYGSEKAALIDAADAVKIELIAKDGTATVLKEKTTVQAGEILDCAVMSKNALRAFIAAEIESAKAQGVLLSVHLKATMMKVSDPIMFGQIVAEFYKDALTKHAAVLAEIGFNLNNGIGDLYARIKALPAEQQAQIEADMAAVYAARPSLAMVNSDKGITNLHVPSDVIVDASMPAMIRDSGKMWGTDGQLHDTKAVIPDRCYATIYQAVIEDCKANGAFDPTTMGSVPNVGLMAKKAEEYGSHDKTFQIKADGVVRVTDSKGNLLMEQAVEAGDIFRMCQTKDAPIQDWVKLAVNRARASSTPAIFWLDPMRAHDGVVIEKVQAYLKDHDTTGLDIQIMAPVDAMKFTLQRTREGKDTISVTGNVLRDYLTDLFPIMELGTSAKMLSIVPLMNGGGLFETGAGGSAPKHVQQLVEENFLRWDSLGEFLALAASLEHLGVNYNNPKALVLSKTLDQATGQFLDNNKSPSRKVGNIDNRGSHFYLAMYWAQALAAQTEDAALQAQFATLAKTLTENEATIVAELNAVQGKPVDIGGYYHANAELISKAMRPSATLNAAIAALV; this is translated from the coding sequence ATGCCCACCCGCTCGAAGATCATCTATACCTTCACCGACGAAGCTCCAGCCCTCGCCACCTATTCCCTGCTGCCGATCATCGAGGCTTACACCGCCTCGGCCGATATCGCCGTGGAAACCCGCGATATCTCTCTTGCAGCACGTATTCTGGCCAGCTTCCCCGAGCAACTGGGCGACAAAGCCGTAGCCGACCACCTCGCCGAACTGGGCGACCTGGCCGTTACGCCTGAAGCCAACATCATCAAGCTGCCGAACATCAGCGCTTCGGTGCCACAGCTGCAAGCCGCGATCAAAGAGCTGCAAGCTCAGGGTTACAACCTGCCGGACTACCCGGAAACCGTGACCAGCGATGCCGACAAAGATGCCAAGGCACGTTACGACAAGGTCAAGGGCAGCGCCGTGAACCCGGTTCTGCGTGAAGGCAACTCTGACCGCCGTGCTCCGCTGTCGGTCAAGAACTATGCGCGCAAGCACCCGCACAAAATGGGCGCCTGGGCCAAAGACTCCAAGTCCCACGTCGCTCACATGAGCACCGGCGATTTCTACGGCAGCGAAAAAGCTGCTCTGATCGACGCCGCTGACGCCGTGAAGATCGAACTGATCGCCAAGGACGGTACCGCTACCGTTCTGAAAGAAAAAACCACCGTTCAGGCCGGCGAGATCCTCGACTGCGCCGTGATGAGCAAAAACGCTCTGCGCGCGTTCATCGCTGCTGAAATCGAAAGCGCCAAGGCCCAGGGCGTGCTGCTCTCGGTTCACCTGAAAGCGACCATGATGAAGGTCTCCGACCCGATCATGTTCGGCCAGATCGTTGCCGAGTTCTATAAAGACGCCCTGACCAAGCACGCTGCCGTGCTGGCCGAGATCGGCTTCAACCTGAACAACGGCATCGGCGATCTGTACGCGCGCATCAAGGCCCTGCCGGCCGAGCAGCAAGCGCAGATCGAAGCTGACATGGCCGCGGTCTACGCCGCTCGTCCATCGCTGGCGATGGTCAACTCCGACAAAGGCATCACCAACCTGCACGTGCCGAGCGACGTGATCGTCGACGCCTCGATGCCAGCAATGATCCGTGACTCCGGCAAAATGTGGGGCACCGACGGTCAGCTGCACGACACCAAGGCAGTGATTCCGGATCGTTGCTACGCGACCATCTACCAGGCCGTGATCGAAGATTGCAAAGCCAATGGCGCTTTCGATCCGACCACCATGGGCAGCGTGCCAAACGTTGGCCTGATGGCGAAGAAAGCCGAAGAGTACGGCTCGCACGACAAGACCTTCCAGATCAAGGCTGACGGCGTGGTTCGCGTCACCGACAGCAAGGGCAACCTGCTGATGGAACAGGCTGTTGAAGCCGGCGACATCTTCCGCATGTGCCAGACCAAAGACGCGCCGATCCAGGACTGGGTCAAACTGGCCGTCAACCGCGCTCGCGCAAGCAGCACCCCAGCGATCTTCTGGCTCGACCCGATGCGCGCTCACGATGGCGTAGTGATCGAGAAGGTTCAGGCTTACCTGAAGGATCACGACACCACCGGTCTGGACATCCAGATCATGGCGCCGGTCGACGCCATGAAGTTCACCCTGCAGCGCACCCGCGAAGGCAAGGACACCATTTCGGTGACCGGCAACGTACTGCGCGACTACCTGACTGACCTGTTCCCGATCATGGAACTGGGCACCAGCGCGAAAATGCTGTCGATCGTGCCGCTGATGAACGGCGGTGGCCTGTTCGAAACCGGCGCCGGCGGTTCGGCTCCGAAGCACGTGCAGCAACTGGTTGAAGAGAACTTCCTGCGCTGGGATTCGCTGGGCGAGTTCCTCGCACTGGCAGCGTCCCTTGAGCATCTGGGTGTGAACTACAACAACCCGAAAGCACTGGTACTGTCGAAGACCCTGGACCAGGCCACTGGCCAGTTCCTCGACAACAACAAGTCGCCATCGCGCAAAGTCGGCAACATCGACAACCGCGGCAGCCACTTCTACCTGGCGATGTACTGGGCTCAGGCCCTGGCCGCCCAGACTGAAGACGCTGCACTGCAAGCGCAGTTCGCGACCCTGGCCAAAACCCTGACCGAGAACGAAGCAACCATCGTTGCCGAGCTCAACGCCGTTCAGGGCAAGCCAGTTGACATCGGCGGTTACTACCACGCCAATGCCGAGCTGATCAGCAAGGCCATGCGCCCAAGCGCAACCCTCAACGCGGCGATTGCTGCGCTGGTTTAA
- a CDS encoding NUDIX hydrolase: protein MEWLPHITVATIVEDNGRFLMVEEHKAGRNVLNQPAGHLDPDETLIDAAVRETLEETGWDVEPTGVIGIYLYTAPSNGVTYQRVCFSAKAVKHNPDYQLDDGIVGAKWLTRDELIAQRDNWRSELIIRCIDDYLAGHHFSLELIRPSL from the coding sequence ATGGAATGGCTCCCCCACATCACCGTCGCCACCATCGTCGAGGACAACGGTCGCTTCCTGATGGTTGAAGAACACAAGGCTGGGCGTAACGTGCTCAACCAGCCCGCCGGCCATCTCGACCCGGACGAAACCCTGATCGATGCAGCCGTGCGCGAAACCCTCGAAGAAACCGGCTGGGACGTCGAACCCACCGGCGTGATCGGCATTTACCTGTACACCGCGCCGAGCAACGGCGTGACTTACCAGCGCGTGTGCTTCAGCGCCAAAGCCGTCAAACATAACCCGGATTATCAATTGGACGACGGCATCGTCGGCGCCAAGTGGCTGACCCGCGACGAACTAATCGCCCAACGCGACAACTGGCGCAGTGAGCTGATCATCCGTTGCATCGACGATTATCTGGCCGGTCATCACTTCAGCCTCGAACTGATCCGCCCTTCTCTTTAG
- the clpS gene encoding ATP-dependent Clp protease adapter ClpS, which translates to MHAISQIRLTFNQDRPLLQKDLPQEHDDDSAGVAVQEAKPALQAPPMYKVVLFNDDYTPMDFVVEVLEVFFNLNRELATKVMLAVHTEGRAVCGVFTRDIAETKAMQVNQYARESQHPLLCEIEKDG; encoded by the coding sequence ATGCATGCAATCAGCCAGATTCGACTAACATTCAATCAGGATCGCCCGCTTCTCCAAAAGGATCTTCCACAGGAGCACGACGACGATTCGGCAGGCGTTGCTGTTCAGGAAGCAAAGCCTGCGTTACAGGCGCCGCCGATGTACAAGGTGGTTTTGTTCAACGATGACTACACACCGATGGATTTCGTCGTCGAAGTGCTCGAGGTGTTTTTTAACCTGAATCGCGAGCTGGCGACCAAGGTCATGCTGGCCGTCCACACAGAAGGACGGGCAGTATGTGGAGTGTTTACCCGCGACATCGCCGAGACAAAGGCCATGCAGGTCAACCAGTACGCCAGGGAAAGCCAGCATCCGCTACTCTGTGAAATCGAGAAGGACGGTTAA
- the clpA gene encoding ATP-dependent Clp protease ATP-binding subunit ClpA: MLNRELEVTLNLAFKEARSKRHEFMTVEHLLLALLDNEAAATVLRACGANLDKLKHDLQEFIDSTTPLIPVHDEDRETQPTLGFQRVLQRAVFHVQSSGKREVTGANVLVAIFSEQESQAVFLLKQQSVARIDVVNYIAHGISKVPGHGDHSEGEQDMQDDEGGESSSSGNPLDAYASNLNELARQGRIDPLVGRESEVERVAQILARRRKNNPLLVGEAGVGKTAIAEGLAKRIVDNQVPDLLANSVVYSLDLGALLAGTKYRGDFEKRFKALLNELKKRPQAILFIDEIHTIIGAGAASGGVMDASNLLKPLLSSGDIRCIGSTTFQEFRGIFEKDRALARRFQKVDVVEPSVEDTIGILRGLKGRFEQHHNIEYSDESLRAAAELASRYINDRHMPDKAIDVIDEAGAYQRLQPVEKRVKRIEVPQVEDIVAKIARIPPKHVTSSDKELLRNLERDLKLTVFGQDAAIDSLSTAIKLSRAGLKSPDKPVGSFLFAGPTGVGKTEAARQLAKALGIELVRFDMSEYMERHTVSRLIGAPPGYVGFDQGGLLTEAITKQPHCVLLLDEIEKAHPEVFNLLLQVMDHGTLTDNNGRKADFRNVIVIMTTNAGAETAARASIGFTHQDHSSDAMEVIKKSFTPEFRNRLDTIIQFGRLSHEVIKSVVDKFLTELQAQLEDKRVLLEVTDAARSWLAAGGYDSAMGARPMARLIQDKIKRPLAEEILFGELAEHGGVVHIDIKDGELTFDFETTAEMA, encoded by the coding sequence ATGTTAAACCGCGAGCTCGAAGTCACCCTCAATCTAGCCTTCAAGGAGGCTCGTTCGAAACGTCATGAATTCATGACCGTCGAACACCTTTTGCTGGCCCTATTGGACAATGAGGCTGCCGCCACCGTTTTGCGTGCCTGTGGCGCAAACCTCGACAAACTCAAGCACGACCTGCAGGAGTTCATCGACTCCACCACGCCATTGATCCCCGTTCATGACGAAGATCGCGAAACCCAGCCAACCCTGGGCTTCCAGCGTGTACTGCAACGTGCTGTTTTCCACGTACAGAGCTCGGGCAAACGCGAAGTAACCGGCGCTAACGTGCTGGTTGCCATCTTCAGTGAGCAAGAGAGTCAGGCAGTGTTCCTGCTGAAACAGCAGAGCGTTGCGCGCATCGATGTCGTCAATTACATCGCACACGGCATTTCGAAAGTGCCGGGGCATGGCGATCACTCTGAAGGTGAACAAGATATGCAGGACGACGAGGGCGGTGAGTCTTCTTCTTCAGGCAATCCTCTGGATGCTTATGCCAGCAACCTCAACGAACTCGCGCGTCAGGGTCGCATCGATCCGCTGGTCGGCCGCGAATCGGAAGTCGAGCGTGTCGCGCAGATTCTCGCGCGTCGACGCAAAAACAATCCGCTGCTGGTCGGTGAGGCAGGCGTGGGTAAAACCGCAATTGCCGAAGGTCTGGCCAAGCGCATTGTCGACAACCAGGTGCCGGATCTGCTGGCCAACAGCGTTGTTTACTCGCTTGACCTTGGCGCTCTGCTCGCAGGCACCAAATATCGCGGTGATTTCGAGAAGCGCTTCAAGGCGCTGCTCAATGAACTGAAAAAACGTCCGCAGGCGATCCTGTTCATTGACGAGATCCACACCATCATCGGTGCCGGCGCTGCGTCCGGTGGCGTGATGGACGCTTCGAACCTGCTCAAACCGCTGCTGTCGTCTGGCGACATTCGCTGCATCGGCTCGACCACGTTCCAGGAATTTCGCGGCATCTTCGAGAAGGATCGTGCCTTGGCGCGTCGCTTCCAGAAAGTCGATGTCGTCGAGCCGTCGGTGGAAGACACCATCGGTATCCTGCGCGGCCTGAAAGGGCGTTTCGAGCAGCATCACAACATCGAATACAGCGATGAGTCGTTGCGCGCGGCTGCTGAACTGGCCTCGCGCTACATCAATGACCGGCATATGCCGGACAAGGCCATCGACGTGATCGACGAGGCGGGCGCCTACCAGCGTCTGCAACCGGTCGAAAAACGTGTGAAGCGCATTGAAGTGCCACAGGTCGAAGACATCGTCGCGAAAATCGCGCGGATTCCGCCGAAACACGTCACCAGTTCCGACAAGGAACTGCTGCGTAACCTGGAGCGTGACCTGAAGCTGACGGTGTTTGGTCAGGACGCAGCGATCGATTCGCTGTCGACTGCGATCAAGCTGTCGCGTGCCGGCCTCAAGTCGCCTGATAAGCCAGTTGGTTCGTTCCTGTTCGCAGGTCCGACCGGTGTTGGTAAAACCGAGGCTGCGCGGCAATTGGCCAAGGCGTTGGGGATCGAGCTGGTTCGCTTCGACATGTCCGAATACATGGAGCGTCACACCGTATCGCGTCTGATCGGTGCGCCTCCGGGCTATGTCGGTTTCGACCAGGGCGGTCTGTTGACCGAAGCGATCACCAAGCAGCCACACTGCGTATTGCTGCTCGATGAAATCGAGAAGGCGCATCCGGAAGTCTTCAACCTGCTGTTGCAGGTGATGGACCACGGTACGCTGACCGACAACAACGGGCGCAAAGCGGACTTCCGCAATGTGATCGTGATCATGACTACCAACGCCGGTGCCGAAACGGCCGCGCGGGCTTCGATCGGTTTCACCCATCAGGACCACTCGTCTGATGCGATGGAAGTGATCAAGAAGAGCTTTACGCCGGAGTTCCGTAACCGTCTGGACACCATTATCCAGTTTGGTCGCCTCAGTCATGAGGTCATCAAAAGTGTGGTGGACAAGTTCCTTACCGAGCTTCAGGCGCAGCTGGAAGACAAGCGTGTGCTGCTTGAGGTCACTGATGCCGCGCGGAGTTGGCTGGCGGCGGGTGGTTATGACTCGGCGATGGGTGCGCGTCCGATGGCGCGTCTGATCCAGGACAAGATCAAGCGTCCGTTGGCGGAGGAGATTCTGTTTGGCGAGCTGGCCGAGCATGGCGGTGTGGTGCACATCGACATCAAGGATGGTGAGTTGACGTTTGACTTCGAGACTACCGCAGAAATGGCCTGA